One genomic window of Lytechinus variegatus isolate NC3 chromosome 1, Lvar_3.0, whole genome shotgun sequence includes the following:
- the LOC121409423 gene encoding putative nuclease HARBI1, protein MYIINMLEGDLERQTDRNDPLPVMLQVLTGFRFYAVGTFQKMHADEATVSQSSVCRIIKDVSEAIARRKRQFMKFPTTRDEIETTQRQFYDYCGFPGVIGAIDGTHVYIRSPGGEQALYFLNRKNRYSVNVQVVCDVAGKITNIVARWPGSTHDSRIFSECALKGQLEARADGSEWLLGDSGYPCLPFLLTPLLNPLGRPQVRYNSAHKRGRCVIERTFGRWKRRFPCLNDLRVKVDTTFTIIVACSVLWNISLDHNEVDIPGPEPEEMPPLVHLPPGLHDDVAGRLRREQIIEDHFSN, encoded by the exons ATGTATATCATCAATATGCTCGAAGGGGATttagagagacagacagacaggaaTGACCCATTGCCTGTCATGTTGCAGGTTTTGACTGGATTTCGTTTCTATGCTGTTG GCACCTTTCAGAAGATGCATGCAGACGAAGCAACTGTATCACAATCATCCGTGTGCAGAATCATCAAAGATGTTTCTGAGGCAATCGCAAGGAGGAAGAGACAGTTCATGAAGTTTCCGACCACAAGAGATGAAATTGAAACCACCCAGCGACAATTTTATGATTACTGCGGGTTTCCAGGGGTCATCGGTGCTATCGATGGGACCCATGTCTACATCAGGAGTCCTGGTGGGGAACAAGCCCTGTACTTCCTAAACAGGAAGAACAGGTACTCTGTAAATGTACAG GTTGTATGTGATGTAGCtggaaaaataacaaatatcgTTGCCAGATGGCCGGGCAGCACCCACGATTCACGGATTTTCTCTGAGTGTGCATTGAAAGGACAGCTGGAAGCTAGGGCTGATGGTTCTGAGTGGCTACTTGGGGATAGTGG GTACCCCTGCCTCCCCTTTCTGTTGACTCCCCTCCTTAATCCTCTTGGACGGCCACAGGTGCGCTACAATAGCGCCCACAAAAGAGGACGTTGCGTTATCGAGCGCACCTTTGGCCGTTGGAAGAGGAGGTTCCCGTGCCTCAATGATTTGCGCGTGAAGGTGGATACTACTTTCACAATAATAGTGGCTTGCTCGGTCCTGTGGAACATCTCCCTCGACCATAACGAGGTAGATATTCCAGGACCTGAGCCAGAGGAAATGCCTCCACTTGTCCACCTTCCTCCTGGCCTACATGACGATGTCGCTGGTAGGCTCAGGAGAGAG